From one Planktothrix agardhii NIES-204 genomic stretch:
- the dxs gene encoding 1-deoxy-D-xylulose-5-phosphate synthase → MHLSEITHPNQLHGLSIHQLEQIAREIREKHLETVAATGGHLGPGLGVVELTLGLYQTLDLDRDKVIWDVGHQAYPHKLITGRYQNFHTLRQKDGVAGYLKRCENKFDHFGAGHASTSISAGLGMAIARDMKGENFKVVAIIGDGALTGGMALEAINHAGHLPNTNLMVVLNDNEMSISPNVGAISRYLNKMRLSPPVQFLTDNLEEQFKHLPFVGEALTPEMERMKEGMKRLAVSKVGAVFEELGFTYVGPVDGHDLKELINTFQQAHKIPGPVLVHVATVKGKGYAIAEKDQVGYHAQNPFNLATGKAVPASKPKPPSYSKVFGETLVKLCENDSRILGITAAMATGTGLDILQKKLPKQYIDVGIAEQHAVTMAAGLATEGMRPVVAIYSTFLQRAYDQIIHDVCIQELPVFFCLDRAGIVGVDGPTHQGMYDISYLRCLPNLVIMAPKDEAELQRMLVTGIEHTQGPIAMRYPRGSGLGVPLMEEGWEPLPIGKGEILRHGDDLLLMGYGSMVNMSMQVAEILSEHGIEATVINPRFVKPLDVELIVPLAKQIGKVVTIEEGCLMGGFGSAVAEALLDNNVVVPVKRFGVPDILVDHAEPNESFADLGLTSSQISEQIREAFFVQKKQPSKVS, encoded by the coding sequence ATGCACCTAAGTGAAATTACTCATCCCAATCAACTCCATGGCTTGTCGATCCATCAACTCGAACAAATTGCCCGCGAGATCAGGGAAAAACACCTAGAAACCGTTGCCGCCACCGGAGGACATTTGGGGCCAGGGTTGGGAGTTGTGGAACTGACATTGGGTTTATATCAAACCCTGGACTTAGATCGAGATAAAGTGATTTGGGATGTGGGACATCAGGCCTATCCCCATAAATTAATCACCGGACGTTATCAAAATTTCCACACTTTAAGACAAAAAGACGGCGTTGCAGGCTATTTAAAACGCTGTGAAAACAAATTTGATCATTTTGGGGCTGGACACGCTTCTACCAGCATTTCTGCGGGTCTAGGAATGGCGATCGCCCGGGATATGAAAGGAGAAAATTTCAAAGTTGTTGCCATTATTGGCGATGGGGCTTTAACCGGAGGCATGGCTTTAGAAGCTATTAACCACGCCGGACATTTACCTAATACTAATTTAATGGTAGTTCTTAATGATAACGAGATGTCAATTTCTCCCAATGTGGGGGCAATTTCTCGTTATTTGAATAAAATGCGTTTGTCTCCTCCAGTTCAGTTTTTAACTGATAATTTGGAAGAACAATTTAAGCATTTACCCTTTGTGGGAGAAGCCCTCACCCCAGAAATGGAACGGATGAAAGAGGGGATGAAACGGTTAGCAGTTTCTAAAGTCGGGGCGGTGTTTGAAGAATTAGGTTTTACCTATGTCGGGCCGGTTGATGGTCATGATTTAAAAGAATTAATTAATACCTTTCAACAAGCCCATAAAATACCAGGGCCAGTGTTAGTTCACGTCGCCACGGTGAAGGGAAAAGGTTATGCGATCGCTGAAAAAGATCAAGTCGGTTATCATGCTCAAAACCCCTTTAATTTAGCCACTGGAAAAGCTGTTCCGGCGAGTAAACCCAAACCTCCTAGTTATTCTAAAGTCTTTGGGGAAACCTTAGTTAAATTGTGCGAAAATGACTCTCGAATTCTGGGAATTACGGCGGCAATGGCAACGGGAACTGGGTTAGATATTCTCCAGAAAAAACTGCCGAAACAATATATCGATGTCGGTATTGCCGAACAACACGCTGTTACCATGGCGGCGGGTTTAGCAACGGAAGGAATGCGTCCAGTGGTTGCTATTTATTCCACCTTTCTACAACGGGCTTATGATCAAATTATTCATGATGTTTGTATTCAAGAACTTCCAGTTTTCTTCTGTTTAGATCGGGCGGGAATTGTTGGGGTAGACGGCCCCACTCACCAGGGAATGTATGATATTTCCTATCTCCGATGTTTACCCAATTTAGTGATTATGGCTCCCAAAGATGAAGCCGAATTACAACGGATGTTAGTCACCGGAATTGAGCATACACAGGGCCCAATTGCCATGCGTTATCCTCGCGGATCGGGTTTAGGTGTTCCTTTAATGGAAGAAGGTTGGGAACCTTTACCTATCGGCAAAGGAGAGATTTTAAGACATGGGGATGATCTGTTATTAATGGGTTATGGCAGTATGGTGAATATGTCTATGCAAGTCGCAGAAATTCTGAGTGAACATGGCATTGAAGCTACTGTAATTAATCCCCGTTTTGTTAAACCTTTGGATGTAGAATTAATTGTGCCTTTAGCCAAACAAATTGGTAAAGTTGTAACTATAGAAGAAGGTTGTTTAATGGGTGGTTTTGGTTCCGCCGTAGCTGAAGCTTTATTAGATAATAACGTGGTAGTTCCTGTGAAGCGTTTCGGGGTTCCTGATATTTTAGTCGATCATGCCGAACCTAATGAATCTTTTGCTGATTTAGGGTTAACCAGTTCTCAAATTTCTGAACAAATTCGAGAAGCCTTTTTTGTCCAGAAAAAACAACCCTCTAAAGTAAGTTGA
- a CDS encoding hypothetical protein (Protein of unknown function DUF820) produces the protein MVVTLQLRQIDIQPGQHLILRQVSWKEFEAILEEMGEHRASRVAYYQGVLEIQMPLPEHEKAKIMIGEFVKILLDELEIDWEPYGSTTFKRPEMAVGLEPDDCFYIQNSPLMIGKQRVNLSVDPPPDLAIEVDVTSKTKLDAYLTLDVPELWIYTEGKLQIFVLIDQEYQQVETSPIFSNFQIIEGILLFLQESEIIGASAARRGFRLWVRSQFNR, from the coding sequence ATGGTTGTTACTTTGCAATTACGCCAAATTGATATTCAACCCGGACAACACCTAATCTTGCGTCAGGTGAGTTGGAAGGAATTTGAAGCCATTTTAGAGGAAATGGGAGAACATCGCGCTTCACGGGTCGCTTACTATCAAGGGGTGTTAGAAATTCAGATGCCATTACCAGAACATGAAAAAGCCAAAATCATGATTGGCGAATTTGTTAAAATCTTGTTAGATGAGTTAGAAATTGATTGGGAACCCTACGGATCAACAACTTTTAAACGCCCTGAAATGGCTGTTGGTTTAGAACCAGATGATTGTTTTTATATTCAAAATTCTCCTCTGATGATCGGAAAGCAAAGAGTTAATTTATCCGTTGATCCGCCCCCTGATTTAGCGATTGAAGTAGATGTTACCTCAAAAACTAAACTCGATGCTTATTTAACTTTAGATGTACCAGAATTGTGGATTTATACAGAAGGAAAACTGCAAATTTTTGTTTTAATTGATCAAGAATATCAACAAGTAGAAACTAGCCCGATCTTTAGCAATTTTCAAATTATTGAAGGAATTTTACTGTTTTTACAGGAAAGTGAAATAATAGGTGCTAGTGCCGCACGGCGAGGATTTCGGCTGTGGGTGCGATCGCAATTCAATCGTTAA
- a CDS encoding hypothetical protein (Protein of unknown function DUF820) has product MTQANFLQPLAVNILPSLILSITHENFVQLAQINRDLQLERTATGELIVMPPTGSETGNRNLDIAGQLWLWNRQNQLGIAFDSSTGFHLPNGADRSPDASWIRQERWDLLTQEEREIFAPICPDFVLELRSKNDALDKLQAKMIEYIENGASLGWLIDRKNKTVEIYRQNHDVELLNHPLILSGEDILLGFMLDLTEVWN; this is encoded by the coding sequence ATGACACAAGCTAACTTTTTACAACCGCTTGCCGTCAATATTCTACCCTCATTAATATTATCGATCACCCATGAAAATTTCGTTCAGTTAGCTCAAATAAATCGAGACTTACAATTAGAACGAACTGCTACAGGAGAGTTAATTGTAATGCCACCAACAGGAAGCGAAACCGGAAATCGAAATCTTGATATCGCCGGACAACTTTGGTTATGGAACCGTCAAAATCAATTAGGAATAGCTTTTGATTCTTCAACAGGTTTTCATCTTCCCAATGGTGCTGATCGCTCTCCTGATGCCTCTTGGATACGTCAAGAAAGATGGGATTTACTAACACAGGAGGAACGGGAAATCTTTGCGCCAATTTGCCCTGATTTTGTATTAGAATTGCGTTCAAAAAATGACGCGCTAGACAAGTTGCAAGCCAAAATGATAGAATATATAGAAAATGGAGCTAGTTTGGGTTGGTTAATTGATCGCAAAAATAAAACCGTAGAAATTTATCGACAAAATCATGATGTAGAATTATTAAATCATCCATTAATCTTATCAGGAGAAGATATTTTACTAGGGTTTATGTTAGATTTAACTGAAGTTTGGAATTAA